CGCGGCCAGCTCCGCCGCCGTCCGGTTCCGCAGCGTCACCCGACTGCTGCGCCTCACCGGCGGCGACGCCCCCGCCAGCCCCGCGCCCGGCGCTGCAGCGCCAGCCGCCCCTGGACCCGCTGTCACCGGGCCCACCGGCGCGGTCCCGGCGGCTCGGGAGGCGACAAACGGCCGGGCGTTGGAGGAGTCGCTGCGGCGGGCGATGGCGCGCGCCTACGACCGGGCGGAGGAGCTGCCGGACGAGGCGGAAAGCGAGACGGCGGACCGGCGGGCGTTGGAGGCCGCGTTTCACGACGCGATGGTGCGCACCTACGAGCGGGCCCGCGACGAGGCGCACTACCACGCGGCGCTGCTGCTGCGGTTGGTGACGGACAAGGGTGGGCTGGCCACCGCCCGGCAGTTGCTGCACCACCCGGTGGTCTCGGACGGGTTCACCGCGCTGTGGGAGCGCGGACGGGTGGACCTGACCGCGGAGGCGGTGGTGATTCGGCCGCGCTTCCGGGCGCTGTTCACCGAGGAAGAGCTGGCGATCGCCAGCAGTCGAGTGGTGGACGCGTCCGCGCAACTGCCGTAAGTCAGATCGGCACCGTATGAGCAGGGGAGAGAGTGCATGAAGGCGGATACCGTCCAGCTTGTTCACATCTTCGGGACCGACCGACGGCATGTGATCCCCGTATTCCAGCGCCCGTACGTCTGGGAGCAGGAACGCAACTGGGTGCCGCTGTGGTCGGACGTCCAGGCGGCGGCGGAGGAGGTGGAGAAGGAGATTAGCGGCCTGCCGGATCCCTTTGCGGGTTCCCCGCGTACACACTTCCTCGGTGCGATCGTGCTAGAGCGGATGCCGCCGGCGCCGGGCCGGATCACGGCAATGAACGTGATCGACGGGCAGCAGCGGTTGACCACCCTCCAGGTGCTGCTTGCCTCCTGCTGGGTCGCGGCTCGGGAACAGTCCGCCGACAAGGCCGAAGGGCTGTTGAGGCTGCTGCTCAACAACACCGAACAACTCGTCCACCCGGACCACCCGTACGAGCGATACAAGGTGTGGCCGTCGCTGTCGGATCGAGTCGCGTTCAAGGCGCTCTTCGCTGCGGCGCTCCCCGCCTACAAGACCGACGAGCACCGGCTCATCGCCGCCCGCCGCTACTTCGACGGCGAGCTGAGCATCTGGTTCGCCGCAGCCGAGGACCCGGTCCGGCGTGCCGACGCGCTGGTCATCGCGCTGCGGGAGCGCCTGGGTCTGGTGGAGATCCAGTTGGAGGCGCACGACGACGCCCAGGTCATCTTCGAGACCCTCAACGATCGCGGCACCCGGCTGCGCGCCTCCGACCTGGTGAAGAACACCCTGTTCCGGGTGGCCGAGCAGCAGGGCCAGGACGTGACCGAGCTGCACCAGGAGCACTGGCTGCCGTTCGAGACGGCGTGGTGGGGCGAGGCCGTTACCACCGGCCGGATCAAGCGGGCGCGCATCGACCTGCTGCTGTCGTACTGGCTGTCCATCCGAACCGGGCAGGAAGTGCCGGTGGATCGCCTCTTCGCCGACTTCCGCCGCTGGCTGGCGGACAAGAAGCCGTCTGCCGCGTCGGTCCTCGCTGACCTGGCACACCACGGGCGGGCTATGCGGCGGATGGAGAGCCTGCCCGGCACCGACCCGACCGGTCGACTGCTGCAGGTGCTCGACCTGCTGAACACCACCACGCCGATGCCGCTCCTGCTGCACCTGCAGGCCCGAGACGGGGTCAGCGAGGCCCAGCGGGCCATCGCCGCGACC
The Micromonospora sp. R77 DNA segment above includes these coding regions:
- a CDS encoding DUF262 domain-containing protein, which produces MKADTVQLVHIFGTDRRHVIPVFQRPYVWEQERNWVPLWSDVQAAAEEVEKEISGLPDPFAGSPRTHFLGAIVLERMPPAPGRITAMNVIDGQQRLTTLQVLLASCWVAAREQSADKAEGLLRLLLNNTEQLVHPDHPYERYKVWPSLSDRVAFKALFAAALPAYKTDEHRLIAARRYFDGELSIWFAAAEDPVRRADALVIALRERLGLVEIQLEAHDDAQVIFETLNDRGTRLRASDLVKNTLFRVAEQQGQDVTELHQEHWLPFETAWWGEAVTTGRIKRARIDLLLSYWLSIRTGQEVPVDRLFADFRRWLADKKPSAASVLADLAHHGRAMRRMESLPGTDPTGRLLQVLDLLNTTTPMPLLLHLQARDGVSEAQRAIAATAIESFLVRRFVCGLTTKDYNRLFLLMLQGLREADDAVAGEVLRDQLAEQTADSRYWPDDSELKAAALGRNLYRQLRGPRLRVLLGGLEAQLRGEKSELTFTPAQADKLSVEHLLPQQWTQHYPLPADCPVEQAKEHREGFIHRLGNLTLTTTKLNSSISNGPWSQKRMELNKHAVLLLTSASVLQVPSGVPADIIPNWSAQWTEDHILIRTTVLADLACAAWPRAS